TCGGTGTCACCGCGATGACGCTGGCGCCGACGAGCGCGACGCCCGCGGTCACATAGGGGCGCATCGCCGATTGCATAGACATTCCTTCTGTCATCCCTTCATCGGATCTTTCGTTCCCCCCATCCGAACAGAACCTACTGGCCAGTAAGTTATTGGCCAGGTATTTGAGCAAAGTTGCAGACGCTGTCAATTTTCACAGACTGCCACTCTGCGAATCACCGTGTTTGCTGGTAGGCGGCCATACTTTTGAGCGCAATAAAACTGGCAAAGGAAGCGGCCAGTAAAGTCATTAGCCTCGCGCATGACACCGCGCCGGCCCGCCCCAGCTCCATACGGAAAGCAACCAAACCGGGTGGGCCAGCGCACATTGATACAAAACAGTGATGCGTCACACATCAATGTCGGCACGATCATCCGCCCCGGATATGTCCAGGATCTCGACAATCAGCAATGAGATGTCGGCTGCACGGGATACGTAGCCGCGACCGGCACGGTTGCGGGCACGCCACATACCTAGGTTGTCCACATGTTGAGATGCGGCGTATCGCGGCAGTAGGGTCCGCCGGTATGGATGCGCTCGCAGGACTGCTCGACGGAGTCCGCGCACGCGGGGCCTTCGTGCTTCGACTTTCACTGGACCCGCCGTGGTCCATGCGTATCCAGGACGACGCGCTGACGCTGATCTGCCAGACCGCGGGGAGCTCGGTGGTCATCACCGACAGCGGCGACGAATTCCCTTTGACCGCCGGGGATATCGCATTGGCCAGCGGCGCCTGCCACTACCTGTTCACCTGCGCCGCCGGGGTCGCACCGCAGCTGGTGATCCATCCGGGCCAGCGGTGCACCACCCTCGCAGGCGAGGACATGCGCTTCGCACTGACCGTGGGGGTCCGCACCTGGGGCAACAGCGCGACCGGCACGGACCGGGCCGTCATCGGCGCCTACGAGGGTCGCAGTGAAGTCAGCGCCCGGCTGCTCCGGTCCCTGCCGCCGGTGCTGGTGGTGCAGGCCGGGGAGTCGGCGCCGCTCACCGAGTTGCTCATCACCGAGGCCGGATGCGAGCGCACCGGGCAGGAGGTGTACCTCGACCGCTTGCTCGACTTGATGCTCATCGACACCCTGCGCACCTGGTTCGACGGCGACGGCGTTGCCCCACCGTGGTGGCGCGCCGGCGAAGACGCCATCATCGGTGCAGCCCTGCGGTTGATCCACCACAATCCGCGACATCCCTGGACGGTCGCGAATCTCGCGAACGCGGTGGGCACCTCACGTGCCGTGCTCGCCCGCCGGTTCACAGATCTGGTCGGCGAGCCGCCCATCGCCTTCCTCACCGGCTGGCGCCTGGCACTGGCTGCCGATCTACTCCGGTCCAGCGACCGCACCATCGCCGCGGTCGCCGATCAGGTCGGGTACGGCACACCGTTCGCCCTCAGCACCGCGTTCAAACGGGCCTACGGGATGAGTCCCGCCGCCTACCGCACCGGACAGGCCGCCGGTCAGGTGGCCGGCGCAGCACCGGCCTGACGCCGTTTGGCGACCGCACCGGCCGCCGACGTCGCGGCGATCGCGATGAGTGCGCCGAGGATGAGCGCCGACGGTTCACCCGGCGCCAGCAGCCCCTGCTCGGTGCCCAGCGTGGCCGCCGCCACCGGTACCCCGAGCTGGGCCGCGGCCAGCACGCACAGTGTCAGTGGCTGCCCGAACAGCCGCCCCACCGTGTGAGCAAGGATGGCGCCCACCCCCAATGCCACACCGAGACCGATGAATTCGGGGTGGTCGGCGAGTTCACGTACCTGCAGCGACGCACCGAGCCACACGAAGAACAGCGGCGAGAAGAAGCCTTCGGTGATGCCGAAGAGCTGGCGGGCCAACCGGCGCGGCTCCCCGATCGCCGAGATCACCAGCCCCAGTGCGAAACCGGCCAGCATGATCGACACATGCGTGGCGATCGCCAGCGCAGCAAGGCAGAACAACAGGACCAGGCTGCCCCGCAGCTCCAGTGCCAGCCGGTGAACCTCGGAGTAATGGTGTAGCCGTTTGCGGGTACCGCTGCGTTCGATATGTCGCAACACGATGAACAGCACTGCGGCTGCCCCGGCGATCACCAGTGCGCCGAGTGCCGCACGCGGCGCCCGACCGGGGTCGATCACCAAGGGCAGCAGCACAATCGACGCGGCATCGGCGATCGCTATCTGCGCGGTGACCGCCAACACCGGCGGCCCGGTCAGTCCCAGCGAGTCGATCACCGGCAGGGCGAGCGCCGCCGAGGACGACGCCAGCAGAACAGCGTAAAGGAGTGCGTGTCCGGTGCCGAAGGCTGACGCGATCATCACCCCCAGTACCGCGGCGGCCGCTCCGACCGCGATCGCCCGCAATGCCGCTTTGCCCAGCGCGCCACGCAGCGTGGTATCGCGAACCGGCACGTGGGTGCCGACAACGAACATCACCAATGCGAACCCGATGCTGGCCAGCAGTTGAAAGGTCGGGTTGGTGGCATCGACGATGCCGAACCCGGTTCTGCCGACGACGATCCCGGCCACCAGCTCACCGACCACCACCGGCAGGCGCAGCCTCGGGATAGCGGCCAGTGCCGGACCGGCCAGTCCGATGACCGCCAGCAGAGCCAGGGTGTCGAGTCCGAAACCCGTCATCTCAGGAGGTCACGCGATTCCGCCCCGGGAACACTCCCCGTCGCTCCGGCATCCTGCCACGACACCAACCGGCACGGGATCGGGGTGTTCTCGTCGGTCAGATAGCTCGCGCACACCCGGTGGTACCCGTCGGCCACCTCCATCCGCACGCTCAGCGCGTACTGGCCACGGACCAACAGGATCGGTGAGAGCCGCTTACCGTCGCTGATCTTCGCCAAATCGTTGCGGACGTGGGAATTGCTCTCCGGGAGCAGAACGAGCCGCGCCGCGCGCAGAATGTCCTTCGCCTTGCGCTGCACGGGTTTCGCGTTCTTCAGCGCATCCACCGTCGACGTCACCACCGCCGCCTCCGCAAGCATGCTCAGGTAGTCCGCCGCAGCGTCGTAGTCGTGCTCTTCCGGCTCATCCAGCCACTTCACACCCATCCGGACACCCTAGCCCCGCCGGACCGGCAACCTGCTGGGAAATCAGGCGCTGATCCAGTTCCCATGAAAGCCATAGGGAACTCGGCGCGGGAGGTGGATCGTCGCGACCGGGTCACCCCCGAAATCGGCGGCGTCCACGATCACCAGGTCACTGCCGTCGCGCTCCGGGTCGTAGACGTAACCGAGGTACCAGCCGTTGCTTTCGTCGGCGTGGCCGTGGCCCGGCACGAACACCGCCTCCCCTGCGCCGCCGGTCCCGAGGTCGTGACGCACCGCCGTCCCGCCGCTCAGGTCGTAACGCAGCCAGCTGTTCTCGCCGACCGCCACCGTGTACCGGGCGGGCAGCCCGGCGAGCCGGTCGTCGATGCGCGGGAACTCCACACCGCTGTCGTCGAGCTGACGTTCGCGCACCGCACCAGCCGCCAGATCGATCCGCCATTCCCACAACACACCTTCGACGTCGAAATCGCTGGCGCGCCGCCACAGTTCCGGGTACCGGACCGCTTGCAGCACAATCGAATCACCCTCGTCGTGGGCGTTGGCGACATGGAAGACGTAGCACGGGTCGATCTCGAACCAACGGATGTCACCGAACGGGTCGCTGCGGCGCAACACCCCCAACCGGGCCCCGTAGGAGTCGCTCCAGCGGTAGGGCATATCGCGTTCGGCACCGATCGCGATATTCA
This genomic stretch from Mycolicibacterium fluoranthenivorans harbors:
- a CDS encoding cation:proton antiporter, translating into MTGFGLDTLALLAVIGLAGPALAAIPRLRLPVVVGELVAGIVVGRTGFGIVDATNPTFQLLASIGFALVMFVVGTHVPVRDTTLRGALGKAALRAIAVGAAAAVLGVMIASAFGTGHALLYAVLLASSSAALALPVIDSLGLTGPPVLAVTAQIAIADAASIVLLPLVIDPGRAPRAALGALVIAGAAAVLFIVLRHIERSGTRKRLHHYSEVHRLALELRGSLVLLFCLAALAIATHVSIMLAGFALGLVISAIGEPRRLARQLFGITEGFFSPLFFVWLGASLQVRELADHPEFIGLGVALGVGAILAHTVGRLFGQPLTLCVLAAAQLGVPVAAATLGTEQGLLAPGEPSALILGALIAIAATSAAGAVAKRRQAGAAPAT
- a CDS encoding AraC family transcriptional regulator; the encoded protein is MDALAGLLDGVRARGAFVLRLSLDPPWSMRIQDDALTLICQTAGSSVVITDSGDEFPLTAGDIALASGACHYLFTCAAGVAPQLVIHPGQRCTTLAGEDMRFALTVGVRTWGNSATGTDRAVIGAYEGRSEVSARLLRSLPPVLVVQAGESAPLTELLITEAGCERTGQEVYLDRLLDLMLIDTLRTWFDGDGVAPPWWRAGEDAIIGAALRLIHHNPRHPWTVANLANAVGTSRAVLARRFTDLVGEPPIAFLTGWRLALAADLLRSSDRTIAAVADQVGYGTPFALSTAFKRAYGMSPAAYRTGQAAGQVAGAAPA